Proteins encoded in a region of the Benincasa hispida cultivar B227 chromosome 2, ASM972705v1, whole genome shotgun sequence genome:
- the LOC120070956 gene encoding uncharacterized protein LOC120070956 isoform X1 — MSAAISIYRPEFLGSVQGGYRNHLKFHRTFAFAPWTMTMDSKSHQTMRKEEVSIQISTPLLLPQSKPLAANELQFNRPPPAEQDLVHKRRLEFGQFVAREAVLDEELWTAAWLRAESHWENRSNERYVDSFKRKFAEQEFNAIKKRGSGQHGQTCTCVVTVRKEQKHIKHTVIKSVVATLDMSSRHLMHGETFPGEREKSHVCSINKEIPNKYAYISNLCVAKAARRQGIASNMLKFAVVTARSGGIEQVYVHVHRNNTPAQVLYQKIGFEVVEIASSQLVEEQTYLLCINTGKLNNVH, encoded by the exons ATGTCGGCGGCAATATCAATTTACCGGCCGGAATTTTTGGGATCAGTCCAAGGTGGATACCGAAATCATCTCAAATTTCATAGAACCTTCGCCTTTGCCCCGTGGACTAT GACAATGGATTCTAAATCGCATCAAACGATGAGGAAGGAAGAAGTTTCTATTCAGATTTCAACGCCACTGTTGCTGCCGCAGTCAAAACCATTGGCCGCAAACGAGTTACAGTTCAACCGGCCGCCGCCGGCCGAGCAGGATTTAGTTCACAAAAGAAGATTAGAGTTCGGTCAATTCGTAGCGAGGGAGGCTGTGCTTGATGAGGAATTGTGG ACAGCGGCATGGCTTCGGGCTGAAAGTCATTGGGAGAATCGATCAAATGAACG ATATGTTGATAGCTTCAAAAGGAAATTTGCAGAACAG GAGTTCAATGCCATAAAAAAAAGAGGCAGTGGGCAACATGGACAGACATGTACATGCGTTGTTACG GTAAGGAAGGAGCAGAAGCATATTAAACATACAGTGATTAAAAGTGTAGTAGCAACTCTTGATATGAGCTCGAGGCATTTGATGCATGGCGAGACTTTCCCAGGG GAAAGAGAGAAGAGTCATGTATGCAGCATCAACAAAGAGATACCGAATAAATATGCATATATTTCAAACCTATGCGTAGCGAAAGCAGCACGTCGTCAGGGTATTGCTAGCAATATGTTGAAGTTTGCAGTTGTAACAGCGAGATCCGGTG GTATTGAACAGGTATACGTGCATGTACATAGAAACAACACACCCGCCCAAGTGTTGTACCAAAAGATAGGCTTTGAG GTGGTCGAAATAGCAAGTTCACAGTTGGTGGAGGAACAAACTTACCTACTATGTATTAACACAGGGAAGCTTAACAATGTACATTGA
- the LOC120070956 gene encoding uncharacterized protein LOC120070956 isoform X2, protein MSAAISIYRPEFLGSVQGGYRNHLKFHRTFAFAPWTMTMDSKSHQTMRKEEVSIQISTPLLLPQSKPLAANELQFNRPPPAEQDLVHKRRLEFGQFVAREAVLDEELWTAAWLRAESHWENRSNERYVDSFKRKFAEQEFNAIKKRGSGQHGQTCTCVVTEREKSHVCSINKEIPNKYAYISNLCVAKAARRQGIASNMLKFAVVTARSGGIEQVYVHVHRNNTPAQVLYQKIGFEVVEIASSQLVEEQTYLLCINTGKLNNVH, encoded by the exons ATGTCGGCGGCAATATCAATTTACCGGCCGGAATTTTTGGGATCAGTCCAAGGTGGATACCGAAATCATCTCAAATTTCATAGAACCTTCGCCTTTGCCCCGTGGACTAT GACAATGGATTCTAAATCGCATCAAACGATGAGGAAGGAAGAAGTTTCTATTCAGATTTCAACGCCACTGTTGCTGCCGCAGTCAAAACCATTGGCCGCAAACGAGTTACAGTTCAACCGGCCGCCGCCGGCCGAGCAGGATTTAGTTCACAAAAGAAGATTAGAGTTCGGTCAATTCGTAGCGAGGGAGGCTGTGCTTGATGAGGAATTGTGG ACAGCGGCATGGCTTCGGGCTGAAAGTCATTGGGAGAATCGATCAAATGAACG ATATGTTGATAGCTTCAAAAGGAAATTTGCAGAACAG GAGTTCAATGCCATAAAAAAAAGAGGCAGTGGGCAACATGGACAGACATGTACATGCGTTGTTACG GAAAGAGAGAAGAGTCATGTATGCAGCATCAACAAAGAGATACCGAATAAATATGCATATATTTCAAACCTATGCGTAGCGAAAGCAGCACGTCGTCAGGGTATTGCTAGCAATATGTTGAAGTTTGCAGTTGTAACAGCGAGATCCGGTG GTATTGAACAGGTATACGTGCATGTACATAGAAACAACACACCCGCCCAAGTGTTGTACCAAAAGATAGGCTTTGAG GTGGTCGAAATAGCAAGTTCACAGTTGGTGGAGGAACAAACTTACCTACTATGTATTAACACAGGGAAGCTTAACAATGTACATTGA